In Selenomonas dianae, a genomic segment contains:
- a CDS encoding metal ABC transporter substrate-binding protein: MRTTTKILSLLLLVLSVALVGCGTTDKAAEKKTAEPFRIVTSFYPMYVATINITDGVDGVEVYNMTKPQTGCLHDYQLMTEDMKTLEKADAFVINGAGMEDFMDKVTEQQKKLKVIDASRGIALIHDEEGDNPHVWLSVTDAITQVRNIADQLKEADPSHAAQYEKNAAAYIEKLTALKTEMHAALDNVPHKDVVTFHEAFPYFAKEFHLNIIGVVEREPGTEPTPTELQETIEQVNSLPSKVLFTEPQYSPAAAETIARETGAKIYTLDPVVTGEATPAAKNAYIDTMKNNMKTLQEALK, from the coding sequence ATGCGTACAACAACAAAGATTCTATCTCTCCTGCTCCTTGTCCTTTCCGTTGCCCTTGTCGGCTGCGGCACTACAGACAAGGCTGCAGAAAAGAAAACGGCAGAGCCGTTCCGTATTGTGACCTCGTTCTATCCCATGTATGTTGCGACCATCAACATCACGGATGGTGTGGACGGCGTCGAGGTGTACAATATGACGAAGCCGCAGACGGGCTGCCTACATGACTATCAGCTCATGACGGAGGATATGAAAACGCTCGAAAAGGCGGATGCCTTCGTTATCAATGGAGCCGGTATGGAGGACTTCATGGACAAGGTGACGGAGCAGCAGAAAAAGCTGAAAGTCATTGATGCCTCACGCGGTATTGCATTGATTCACGATGAGGAGGGTGACAACCCCCATGTTTGGCTGAGTGTTACGGACGCGATCACGCAGGTACGCAACATTGCCGACCAACTCAAGGAGGCAGATCCTTCTCATGCGGCACAGTATGAAAAAAATGCTGCGGCATACATCGAAAAACTCACAGCACTCAAGACAGAGATGCACGCAGCACTTGACAATGTACCACATAAGGACGTTGTCACATTCCATGAGGCATTCCCCTACTTTGCAAAGGAGTTCCATCTGAATATCATCGGTGTAGTGGAACGTGAGCCGGGAACGGAGCCGACCCCGACGGAACTGCAGGAAACCATCGAGCAGGTCAATTCCCTCCCCTCGAAGGTTCTCTTTACCGAACCGCAGTACTCCCCTGCTGCTGCTGAGACCATCGCTCGTGAAACGGGCGCTAAGATTTATACACTCGATCCCGTTGTGACCGGCGAGGCAACCCCTGCGGCGAAGAATGCCTATATCGACACAATGAAAAATAATATGAAGACTTTGCAGGAAGCACTCAAGTAA
- a CDS encoding GatB/YqeY domain-containing protein, with the protein MSLMEKLTADMKEAMKHGEKERLSVIRLVRGAVRQAEIDGKKTLSDDEIIGVITKEVKMRRDSIEEFERGNRADLVEKTQAEIAILMPYLPEQLSADEVRRIVEAAVSEVGATTAKDMGKVMGVLMPRVKGRADGKLVNEIVRSLLK; encoded by the coding sequence ATGTCATTGATGGAAAAACTGACTGCGGATATGAAGGAGGCCATGAAGCACGGAGAGAAAGAGCGTCTCTCTGTGATCCGTTTGGTGCGCGGTGCCGTTCGTCAGGCTGAGATCGACGGGAAGAAGACACTGAGCGATGATGAAATCATCGGTGTTATTACCAAGGAAGTGAAGATGCGGCGGGACTCCATTGAGGAATTCGAACGTGGGAACCGTGCTGATCTCGTAGAGAAAACGCAGGCAGAAATCGCGATTCTGATGCCGTATCTCCCCGAACAGCTCAGCGCCGATGAGGTGAGGCGAATTGTAGAGGCAGCGGTTTCCGAGGTCGGCGCAACGACAGCAAAGGATATGGGCAAGGTCATGGGCGTGCTCATGCCGCGTGTCAAAGGGCGTGCCGACGGAAAACTCGTCAATGAAATTGTTCGCTCACTTTTGAAGTAA
- the tadA gene encoding tRNA adenosine(34) deaminase TadA: protein MPDDVHGMRLALAEAERAYVLGEVPIGAVILNDSGEVIAGGYNLRETQHDATAHAELIAIRRACQRLGRWRLTGMTLYVTIEPCPMCAGAIVMSRISRVVYGSTDTKAGACESLFNITECPALNHQPEMRSGVLAEECSELIKRFFRARRKSKGAPS from the coding sequence ATGCCGGATGATGTGCATGGAATGCGGTTGGCTCTCGCGGAGGCGGAACGTGCCTATGTACTTGGTGAAGTTCCGATTGGAGCCGTCATTTTGAACGATTCCGGAGAGGTCATTGCCGGTGGATACAATCTGCGTGAAACACAACATGATGCAACAGCACATGCCGAACTGATTGCGATCCGGCGTGCCTGTCAGCGTCTCGGACGTTGGCGGCTCACGGGGATGACCCTCTATGTGACGATCGAGCCATGTCCAATGTGTGCCGGCGCAATTGTCATGAGCCGCATTAGCCGCGTGGTCTATGGAAGTACGGATACAAAGGCGGGAGCCTGCGAGTCACTCTTTAACATCACGGAATGCCCTGCGCTGAACCATCAGCCCGAAATGCGTTCCGGCGTATTGGCAGAAGAGTGTTCAGAGCTCATCAAGCGTTTTTTTCGCGCACGGCGAAAAAGCAAAGGCGCGCCATCATAG
- a CDS encoding ACT domain-containing protein, producing the protein MKLVVTIVGRDQVGIVAMVSGILAEQRVNIMNVNQNIMDGFFNMVMIAEMPDDAEIRLKDLQELLRKKGEERGLEIKLQHQEIFQVMHSI; encoded by the coding sequence ATGAAGCTGGTTGTGACGATTGTCGGACGAGATCAAGTCGGTATTGTGGCGATGGTGAGCGGAATTCTCGCGGAGCAGCGCGTGAATATCATGAATGTGAATCAGAATATCATGGATGGGTTCTTCAACATGGTCATGATTGCCGAGATGCCGGACGATGCGGAGATCCGCTTGAAGGATTTGCAGGAACTCTTGCGTAAGAAGGGCGAGGAGCGCGGTCTGGAGATCAAACTCCAGCATCAGGAGATTTTTCAGGTTATGCACAGTATTTGA
- a CDS encoding PFL family protein: MITFDDIRETNRMITENRLDVRTITMGISLRDCAHPNIDKFCQNVYEKITRSAEYLVRTGEDIEREYGIPIINKRISVTPIAIAADACQTDSFVPVAEALDRAAKAVGVNFIGGFSALVEKGMTHGDRVLINSIPQAMAATDIVCSSVNIGSTKAGINMDAVREMGEVIKRTAELTREQEAIGCAKIVVFCNAPGDNPFMAGAFHGVAEGDRVINVGVSGPGVVKHALEDLKGADFTEIAETIKRTAFKITRVGQLVAREASRRLGVPFGIIDLSLAPTSEVGDSVARILEEMGLEACGAPGTTAALALLNDAVKKGGLMASSHVGGLSGAFIPVSEDEGMIDAVERGSLSIEKLEAMTCVCSVGLDMIAIEGDTSAATISAIIADEAAIGMVNNKTTAVRVIPVPGKKVGEGVSFGGLLGYSPIVPVRSGFSSAAFIARGGRIPAPTRSLTN, from the coding sequence GTGATTACATTTGACGACATCCGTGAAACCAATCGGATGATTACGGAGAACCGCCTGGATGTGCGTACGATCACGATGGGCATTTCTCTGCGTGACTGTGCGCATCCGAACATTGACAAGTTCTGCCAGAATGTGTATGAGAAGATCACACGCTCGGCAGAGTATCTCGTTCGCACGGGCGAGGATATCGAGAGGGAGTATGGCATCCCCATCATCAACAAGCGTATCTCCGTTACGCCGATTGCGATTGCGGCGGACGCGTGTCAAACGGATTCGTTTGTGCCCGTGGCGGAGGCGCTTGATCGTGCGGCAAAGGCGGTCGGGGTCAACTTCATCGGCGGTTTTTCCGCGCTCGTTGAAAAGGGGATGACGCACGGCGATCGTGTGCTTATCAACTCAATTCCTCAGGCAATGGCAGCGACGGATATTGTCTGTTCGTCGGTGAACATTGGCTCGACCAAAGCGGGCATCAATATGGATGCGGTGCGCGAGATGGGGGAGGTGATCAAGCGTACGGCGGAACTGACGCGTGAGCAGGAGGCAATCGGCTGTGCAAAGATCGTTGTGTTTTGCAACGCACCGGGAGACAATCCCTTTATGGCAGGGGCGTTTCACGGGGTTGCCGAGGGCGACCGCGTTATCAATGTGGGGGTCAGCGGACCCGGTGTTGTGAAGCACGCGCTTGAGGATCTCAAGGGCGCGGATTTCACCGAGATCGCCGAGACGATCAAGCGTACGGCGTTCAAGATTACGCGTGTGGGACAGCTCGTCGCACGCGAGGCGTCGCGCCGTCTGGGCGTGCCGTTCGGCATTATTGATCTCTCGCTTGCGCCGACTTCGGAGGTCGGCGACAGTGTGGCACGTATTCTTGAGGAGATGGGGTTGGAGGCGTGCGGTGCGCCGGGGACGACGGCTGCGCTCGCACTCCTCAATGACGCGGTGAAGAAGGGCGGCCTGATGGCGAGCTCCCATGTCGGAGGGCTCTCGGGTGCATTCATTCCTGTGAGCGAGGATGAGGGCATGATTGATGCGGTAGAGCGCGGCAGCCTTTCGATTGAGAAACTTGAGGCGATGACTTGTGTCTGCTCGGTCGGTCTCGATATGATCGCGATTGAGGGCGATACGTCTGCGGCAACGATCTCTGCCATCATCGCGGACGAGGCGGCCATCGGCATGGTGAACAATAAGACGACGGCGGTGCGTGTGATCCCTGTACCGGGCAAGAAGGTCGGCGAGGGCGTATCGTTCGGCGGTCTCCTTGGTTATTCGCCGATTGTACCCGTGCGCAGCGGATTCAGCTCGGCGGCGTTCATTGCACGCGGTGGGCGAATTCCTGCGCCGACGCGGTCGCTGACGAACTGA
- the lexA gene encoding transcriptional repressor LexA — protein MKKTRISTRRQSEILQYIKDFLVEKGYPPSVREIGSAVGLKSSSTVHRYLSMLEENGAIRRDATKPRAIDIMGENPWGRTIPVPLVGTVTAGEPILAEQNVEEVFSFPRGLIGTAEDVFMLRIQGDSMINVGIFDGDFVLVRQQPTANNGEIVVALVDGESATVKRFFREKNCIRLQPENDSMEPFYETDVRILGKVIGLYRHI, from the coding sequence GTGAAGAAAACCAGAATCTCCACACGGCGTCAATCCGAAATTTTGCAGTATATCAAGGACTTTCTCGTCGAAAAGGGCTATCCGCCCTCGGTGCGTGAGATTGGGTCGGCGGTCGGACTGAAGTCCAGTTCAACCGTGCATCGTTATCTTTCCATGCTTGAGGAAAACGGGGCAATCCGTCGAGATGCGACAAAGCCGCGCGCCATCGACATCATGGGGGAGAATCCGTGGGGACGTACGATCCCGGTGCCGCTCGTCGGGACGGTGACGGCGGGAGAGCCGATCCTTGCGGAGCAGAATGTGGAGGAAGTATTCTCCTTTCCGCGCGGACTTATTGGCACGGCAGAGGATGTGTTCATGCTGCGCATTCAGGGCGACAGCATGATTAACGTCGGGATATTCGACGGAGACTTTGTGCTCGTGCGGCAGCAGCCGACAGCGAACAATGGTGAGATTGTTGTCGCGCTTGTTGACGGTGAGTCGGCAACGGTGAAGCGTTTCTTCCGTGAGAAGAACTGCATTCGCCTCCAGCCGGAAAACGACTCGATGGAGCCGTTCTACGAGACGGATGTCCGAATCCTCGGCAAGGTCATCGGCCTCTATCGCCATATTTGA
- a CDS encoding regulatory protein RecX — protein sequence MSDTGAKRSRKATDKTALITAVDYLARQAHSEQKLREKLTRKGFPAEEIDAAIARLIERHYLDDTDLCTQQFMYLYNESRNSVRQICAKLMQRGFDHDLVWSVVPEDTYERETAAAERVLAMKFKPTDKYQKMMANLYQKGFSVDVSHAAVRNFTENAED from the coding sequence ATGAGTGATACAGGGGCGAAGCGTTCCCGAAAGGCGACGGACAAGACTGCACTGATAACGGCGGTCGACTACCTTGCGCGGCAGGCGCACAGCGAACAGAAGCTGCGCGAAAAACTCACGCGCAAGGGCTTTCCCGCAGAGGAGATCGATGCTGCCATCGCGCGTCTCATCGAGCGTCACTATCTTGACGATACGGATCTCTGCACGCAGCAGTTTATGTATCTCTACAACGAAAGTCGGAATTCCGTTCGTCAGATCTGTGCGAAACTCATGCAGCGCGGCTTCGATCACGACCTTGTATGGAGCGTTGTCCCCGAGGATACCTACGAGCGGGAAACAGCCGCCGCCGAGCGCGTGCTTGCAATGAAGTTCAAGCCAACAGACAAGTATCAAAAGATGATGGCAAATCTCTATCAGAAGGGGTTTTCCGTCGATGTATCACACGCAGCCGTGCGAAATTTTACGGAAAATGCAGAAGATTAG
- the nth gene encoding endonuclease III, with protein sequence MRVTKAIKAEQLRILKELYPNAKPALTFKTPFELLIAVILSAQCTDVRVNVVTGRLFQYANTPEAIAALGQVKLETAIHDCGFFRMKAKHILEICHILLQEYSGEVPADFEALQKLPGVGRKTANVVMSVAFHAPAIAVDTHVFRVANRLRLAVGKTPLEVEKGLQKAIPRTDWSDAHHWLILHGRQLCKARKPLCSECPLAQVCPSSAA encoded by the coding sequence ATGAGAGTAACGAAAGCCATTAAGGCGGAGCAGCTGCGTATCCTGAAGGAACTCTATCCGAATGCAAAGCCCGCCCTCACGTTCAAGACACCGTTCGAGCTGCTGATTGCGGTGATTTTGTCGGCACAGTGTACGGATGTGCGCGTGAATGTGGTAACGGGACGGCTGTTTCAATATGCGAATACGCCGGAGGCGATTGCCGCACTTGGGCAGGTGAAGCTCGAAACGGCGATTCATGACTGTGGATTCTTTCGTATGAAGGCAAAGCATATTCTGGAGATCTGCCATATCCTCTTACAGGAATACAGCGGGGAGGTTCCCGCCGATTTCGAGGCACTGCAAAAACTCCCCGGGGTCGGGCGCAAGACGGCGAATGTCGTGATGAGCGTTGCGTTTCATGCGCCTGCGATTGCGGTTGATACCCATGTGTTCCGCGTGGCGAACCGTTTGCGCCTTGCGGTCGGCAAGACCCCGCTTGAGGTGGAGAAAGGGCTGCAAAAGGCAATCCCGCGCACGGATTGGAGCGACGCACATCACTGGCTGATCCTGCATGGACGACAGCTCTGCAAGGCACGCAAACCGCTCTGCAGCGAATGTCCGCTCGCTCAAGTTTGTCCGAGCAGTGCCGCATAA
- the guaA gene encoding glutamine-hydrolyzing GMP synthase has protein sequence MMNRPETSEMILVLDFGGQYNQLIARRVRENHVYCEVHPHTLSLDRIRELAPRGIILTGGPNSVYGAEAITAPKELFALGIPVLGICYGAQLMAHLCGGRVETAPTSEYGRTEVDITDKASRLFDGIPAKNICWMSHTDYISELPAGFHTTADTPVCPIAAMENPRQGLYAVQFHPEVMHTEHGTEILRNFVYHVCKCTGTWRMDSFVQKTIEELREKIGTGRALCALSGGVDSSVAAVLLSKAIGSQLTCVFVDHGLLRKNEGDEVEAVFGTSGTYDVNFIRINARDRFYAKLKGVTEPEAKRKIIGEEFIRVFEEAAHEIGAVDFLVQGTIYPDVIESGLGKSAVIKSHHNVGGLPNHVDFKEIVEPLRLLFKDEVRAAGRELGIPDYLVDRQPFPGPGLGIRIIGEVTAEKVQIVQDADAIYREEIAKAGIQKNLGQYFAALTNMRSVGVMGDGRTYDYAVVLRAVETSDFMTAEAAQLPWEVLSKVTTRIVNEVHGVNRVLYDCTGKPPATIELE, from the coding sequence ATGATGAACAGACCCGAGACCTCGGAAATGATTTTGGTACTGGATTTTGGTGGACAGTACAATCAGCTCATTGCACGCCGCGTACGGGAAAACCACGTCTATTGCGAGGTACATCCTCATACGTTGTCCTTGGATCGCATTCGGGAACTCGCACCGCGCGGCATCATTCTGACAGGCGGTCCGAACAGCGTCTACGGGGCGGAAGCCATAACGGCACCGAAAGAACTCTTTGCACTGGGGATTCCTGTCCTCGGCATCTGTTACGGCGCCCAGCTGATGGCACATCTCTGCGGCGGGCGCGTTGAAACTGCTCCCACGAGTGAATACGGGCGGACAGAAGTCGACATCACGGACAAAGCGTCCCGTCTGTTTGACGGGATTCCGGCCAAAAACATCTGCTGGATGAGCCACACGGACTATATCAGCGAGCTTCCCGCAGGCTTCCATACAACGGCAGACACTCCCGTCTGTCCGATTGCGGCGATGGAGAATCCGCGTCAAGGGCTTTATGCTGTGCAGTTCCATCCCGAGGTCATGCACACGGAGCATGGAACTGAGATCCTGAGAAATTTTGTCTATCACGTCTGCAAATGCACGGGTACATGGCGCATGGATTCCTTCGTACAGAAAACCATTGAGGAACTGCGTGAAAAGATCGGTACGGGGCGTGCACTCTGTGCGCTCTCAGGCGGCGTTGACTCCTCCGTTGCAGCAGTCCTGCTCTCCAAGGCAATTGGCAGCCAGCTCACCTGCGTCTTTGTCGATCACGGACTCCTGCGCAAGAATGAGGGGGATGAGGTCGAAGCCGTTTTCGGAACATCCGGCACCTACGATGTCAACTTCATCCGCATCAATGCGCGTGATCGTTTCTATGCAAAGCTCAAGGGGGTAACCGAGCCGGAGGCAAAGCGCAAGATCATCGGTGAGGAATTTATCCGCGTATTCGAGGAGGCTGCACATGAGATCGGTGCAGTGGACTTCCTTGTGCAGGGAACGATCTACCCCGATGTCATTGAGAGCGGACTTGGTAAATCTGCGGTCATCAAATCGCACCACAACGTCGGTGGACTACCCAACCATGTAGATTTTAAGGAGATTGTCGAGCCGCTCCGTCTGCTCTTTAAGGACGAGGTGCGTGCAGCCGGGCGTGAGCTGGGCATTCCGGACTATCTCGTCGACCGGCAACCGTTCCCGGGACCCGGTCTTGGCATCCGCATCATTGGCGAGGTGACGGCAGAGAAGGTTCAGATTGTGCAGGACGCGGATGCCATCTACCGTGAGGAGATTGCGAAGGCGGGCATCCAAAAAAATCTCGGGCAGTATTTTGCTGCGCTTACCAATATGCGCTCCGTCGGTGTCATGGGCGATGGACGCACCTATGACTATGCCGTTGTCCTGCGTGCCGTTGAAACCAGTGACTTCATGACCGCAGAGGCAGCACAGCTCCCGTGGGAAGTCCTGTCAAAGGTGACCACGCGCATTGTCAACGAGGTACATGGTGTTAACCGCGTCCTCTATGACTGTACAGGAAAGCCGCCGGCAACGATCGAACTCGAATAA
- a CDS encoding prephenate dehydrogenase: protein MSGTKLAIIGVGLIGGSLGLCLKDALGEEIYITGLCRSEKSMRAAMECGAVDCASSDLATVVGAADIVYLSPPVLQIVPMVKKILPYLKDGAILTDAGSTKGYVYDALHEILPPYVYYVPGHPMTGREKSGVEAATKDLFVHKAYVIIDDPQIPQAVKDRLMAILRLTGAKFTTLDLAQHDRCAAVISHVPHLAAAALVTLLNRSGDDLDSCLKLIGGGFKDTTRIASSNADMWADICMTNGRSIADSMRQLQAILGEVITAVEAGDRQAVYDYFSASKWRRDSILHDAEQKFDTN, encoded by the coding sequence ATGAGCGGAACGAAGCTCGCCATCATCGGTGTCGGGCTCATCGGCGGCTCGCTCGGACTTTGTTTGAAGGATGCGCTCGGTGAGGAGATCTATATCACGGGACTCTGCCGCTCCGAGAAGTCCATGCGTGCAGCGATGGAATGTGGTGCGGTGGACTGCGCCTCGTCTGATCTTGCGACGGTGGTCGGAGCTGCGGATATTGTTTATCTCAGCCCGCCTGTTTTGCAGATCGTACCGATGGTGAAAAAAATCCTTCCCTATCTGAAAGATGGTGCAATCCTGACCGACGCGGGCAGTACAAAGGGCTATGTTTACGATGCACTGCATGAAATACTGCCTCCGTATGTGTATTATGTACCCGGGCATCCGATGACGGGACGCGAAAAGAGCGGGGTCGAGGCAGCGACAAAGGATCTCTTTGTCCACAAGGCGTATGTCATCATTGATGATCCGCAGATACCGCAGGCGGTGAAGGATCGTCTGATGGCGATTTTAAGGCTCACAGGTGCGAAATTTACCACGCTCGACCTTGCACAGCATGACCGCTGTGCAGCAGTTATCAGCCACGTTCCCCATCTGGCGGCAGCAGCGCTCGTCACACTGCTCAACCGGAGCGGTGATGATCTGGACTCGTGTCTAAAGCTCATCGGCGGAGGGTTCAAGGATACGACGCGCATTGCTTCGTCCAATGCGGATATGTGGGCGGACATCTGCATGACGAATGGGAGGTCGATCGCGGACTCCATGCGCCAGCTGCAGGCGATTCTCGGTGAAGTTATTACTGCCGTGGAAGCAGGGGATCGACAGGCGGTGTACGATTATTTCAGCGCGTCAAAGTGGCGCCGTGACAGTATTCTGCACGACGCAGAACAGAAATTTGATACAAATTGA
- a CDS encoding N-acetyltransferase gives MIYRKARFGDVESIYGLVHIYAARGEMLPRSRNTLYENLRDMIVAEDDGTVVGVGALHIMWDRLAEVRMMAIAPARTRQGIGAEIVGYLLTEGDALGIEKVFTLTYKPEFFRKLGFIRISREELPQKVWKECIDCPKYPNCDEIAMVKV, from the coding sequence ATGATTTACCGAAAGGCGCGGTTTGGCGATGTCGAGTCCATATATGGGCTCGTGCATATCTATGCCGCACGGGGGGAGATGCTCCCACGTTCGCGCAACACTCTCTATGAAAATTTGCGTGACATGATTGTTGCAGAGGATGACGGGACTGTTGTCGGTGTCGGCGCACTGCATATCATGTGGGATCGGCTCGCCGAGGTACGCATGATGGCGATTGCTCCTGCGCGTACGCGGCAGGGCATCGGTGCGGAGATTGTCGGGTATCTGCTCACAGAGGGAGACGCACTCGGGATAGAGAAGGTGTTCACGCTCACCTACAAGCCGGAATTTTTTCGCAAACTCGGTTTTATCCGCATCAGTCGAGAGGAACTGCCGCAGAAGGTGTGGAAAGAGTGCATCGACTGTCCGAAGTATCCGAACTGTGATGAGATCGCTATGGTAAAGGTATGA
- the recA gene encoding recombinase RecA — protein sequence MAEKEKKDSKRDKPMTREEALENALKQIEKNHGKGAIMRLGEAKANMNIEVISTGILPLDIALGVGGIPRGRIIEVYGPESSGKTTVTLHMIAEAQKAGGLAAFIDAEHALDPEYARKLGVNTDDLLISQPDTGEQALEIVDALVHSGAIDIIVVDSVAALVPKSEIEGDMGSSVVGLQARLMSQAMRKLTGIISKTRTVAVFINQLREKIGVTYGNPETTTGGRALKFYSSVRIDVRRADSIKQGTESLGNRTRAKIVKNKVAPPFKTAEFDIIYGEGVSRLGSIIDMGVDLDIVNKSGAWYAYEGTRLGQGKENAKATLEEKPELIAEIEEKIRTKILVEGVTPKKKGGSKKAAADADQETTDLPEEEAMPETEE from the coding sequence ATGGCGGAGAAGGAAAAAAAAGACAGCAAACGCGATAAACCCATGACACGCGAAGAGGCACTGGAAAACGCGCTCAAGCAGATTGAGAAAAATCATGGAAAGGGGGCAATCATGCGCCTTGGCGAAGCCAAGGCAAACATGAACATCGAGGTCATCTCGACGGGGATTCTCCCGCTCGACATTGCCCTTGGCGTTGGCGGTATTCCACGCGGAAGGATTATCGAGGTATATGGGCCGGAATCCTCAGGAAAGACAACTGTTACTTTGCACATGATTGCCGAGGCACAAAAGGCAGGGGGACTTGCTGCATTTATCGACGCGGAACACGCGCTTGATCCGGAGTATGCACGCAAACTTGGGGTAAACACCGATGATCTCCTGATTTCCCAGCCCGATACAGGTGAACAGGCACTTGAGATCGTAGATGCGCTCGTGCACAGTGGTGCCATAGATATTATCGTGGTGGATTCTGTGGCGGCACTCGTTCCAAAGTCGGAGATCGAGGGCGACATGGGATCGTCCGTCGTCGGTCTCCAAGCGCGTCTGATGAGCCAGGCGATGCGCAAACTCACGGGCATCATCAGCAAAACCCGCACCGTTGCCGTCTTTATCAACCAGCTGCGCGAAAAGATCGGTGTCACCTACGGCAATCCGGAGACGACAACAGGCGGTCGTGCACTGAAGTTCTACTCCTCTGTGCGTATTGATGTACGTCGCGCCGATTCCATCAAACAGGGAACGGAGTCCCTCGGAAACCGTACGCGCGCGAAGATTGTCAAGAATAAGGTCGCACCGCCCTTTAAGACAGCGGAATTTGACATCATATATGGTGAGGGAGTTTCACGTCTGGGCAGCATCATCGACATGGGTGTCGATCTGGACATCGTAAACAAAAGCGGTGCATGGTATGCCTATGAGGGGACGCGGCTTGGTCAAGGAAAGGAAAACGCAAAGGCGACCTTGGAGGAAAAACCGGAACTCATTGCCGAGATTGAAGAAAAGATCCGCACAAAAATTCTTGTCGAAGGGGTAACCCCGAAGAAGAAGGGCGGGTCAAAAAAAGCCGCTGCAGACGCAGATCAAGAAACAACTGATCTCCCGGAGGAAGAGGCAATGCCGGAGACGGAGGAATGA
- the rpsU gene encoding 30S ribosomal protein S21: protein MANEIKVGKNESIDSALRRFKRMSQKAGTLAEVRKREHYEKPSVRRKKKSEAARKRKYRG, encoded by the coding sequence ATGGCAAATGAAATCAAGGTCGGCAAAAATGAGTCGATCGATAGTGCTCTCCGCCGCTTTAAGCGTATGTCACAGAAGGCCGGCACGCTTGCCGAAGTTCGTAAGCGTGAACATTACGAGAAACCGAGCGTACGCCGCAAGAAGAAGTCTGAGGCAGCGCGTAAACGCAAATACAGGGGCTGA
- the aroF gene encoding 3-deoxy-7-phosphoheptulonate synthase, with protein MIVVMNSRATQENIDHVTAKIEQAGLRTHLSQGEDRFIIGVIGDKKLIAGLEMNMMDGVEKTVRITEKYKLVSRDFHPADTIVDVAGFPIGGEQLAVMAGPCSVESYDQLYEVAVKVKAAGAEFLRGGAFKPRTSPYDFQGLGLEGLKILRDVGDKTGLRVVTEIVDKDDIEVVSEYADLLQVGARNMQNFQMLKALGKTKMPILFKRGLSATISEWLNAAEYIASGGNENIIFCERGIRTYETYTRNTMDLNAVAALKELTHFPVIADPSHGTGRWQMVRPLARASVAVGADGLIIEVHCHPECALSDGDQSLVPRNFEQLMDEVRQIAPAVGRRV; from the coding sequence ATGATTGTTGTGATGAATTCGAGAGCGACACAGGAAAATATCGATCATGTCACGGCGAAGATAGAGCAGGCGGGACTTCGCACACATTTGTCCCAAGGTGAAGATCGTTTCATCATCGGGGTGATCGGAGATAAAAAGCTCATTGCGGGGCTCGAGATGAATATGATGGATGGTGTTGAAAAAACAGTTCGCATTACGGAGAAGTATAAGCTGGTCAGCCGTGATTTCCATCCGGCGGATACGATTGTGGATGTGGCAGGCTTTCCTATCGGGGGTGAGCAGCTTGCTGTTATGGCGGGGCCATGCTCGGTCGAGAGTTACGACCAACTCTATGAGGTTGCGGTCAAGGTCAAGGCTGCGGGGGCAGAGTTTCTGCGCGGCGGTGCGTTTAAGCCGCGTACGAGCCCGTATGACTTTCAGGGGCTCGGGCTTGAGGGGCTGAAAATTCTCCGCGATGTCGGAGATAAGACGGGGCTGCGCGTCGTTACCGAGATCGTTGACAAGGATGATATTGAGGTTGTGTCGGAGTATGCCGATCTTCTTCAGGTTGGTGCACGCAATATGCAGAACTTCCAAATGCTCAAGGCACTCGGCAAAACGAAGATGCCCATTCTTTTTAAGCGTGGACTCTCAGCGACGATCAGCGAGTGGCTGAATGCAGCCGAATACATTGCCTCGGGTGGGAACGAGAACATCATCTTCTGTGAGCGCGGCATCCGTACGTATGAAACCTACACGCGCAATACGATGGATCTCAATGCCGTTGCGGCACTCAAGGAGCTCACGCATTTCCCCGTCATTGCCGACCCCAGTCACGGAACGGGGCGTTGGCAGATGGTGCGCCCGCTGGCGCGCGCCTCCGTTGCCGTCGGGGCGGATGGTCTCATCATCGAGGTTCATTGCCATCCGGAGTGCGCTCTTTCGGATGGAGATCAGAGTCTTGTTCCGCGTAATTTCGAGCAGCTGATGGATGAGGTACGTCAGATTGCACCCGCAGTCGGTCGGCGCGTATGA